In the Emys orbicularis isolate rEmyOrb1 chromosome 3, rEmyOrb1.hap1, whole genome shotgun sequence genome, one interval contains:
- the MRPS10 gene encoding small ribosomal subunit protein uS10m isoform X1 — protein sequence MEEQVNSPHCWGKHKITEMGTGTFPVNYSSKDTPKQYHFLLNKDLLWVQFSGFHTDLHHHKDNSLVSISDESDTLYRKLSVLVKGHDKTVLDSYEYFAVLAAKELGISIEKVHEPPRKIEQFTLLKSIHIYKKHRVQYEMRTHYRCLELKHLTGSTADVYLEYIQRNLPEGVAMEIKKTKLEKLPEHIQKPIWDKLPSVEETASTS from the exons GGAACAGGGACTTTTCCTGTAAATTACTCAAGCAAAGATACGCCAAAGCAATATCATTTTCTTCT AAACAAGGACTTGTTGTGGGTTCAGTTCTCAGGATtccacactgatttacaccatcatAAGGACAATTCTTTG GTATCCATTTCAGATGAATCGGACACATTATACAGGAAATTATCAGTTTTAGTTAAAGGCCATGATAAAACTGTGTTGGACAGTTATGAATATTTTGCAGTGCTTGCTGCTAAAGAACTTGGCATCTCCATTGAAAAAGT ACATGAACCTCCCAGGAAGATAGAACAATTCACCCTTCTGAAGTCAATACACATTTATAAGAAGCACAGAGTTCAGTATGAAATGAGGACACATTATAGATGCTTGGAG TTAAAACATTTAACTGGCAGTACAGCTGATGTCTATTTGGAATACATCCAAAGAAATTTACCTGAAGGGGTTGCCATGGAAATAAAAAAG accAAATTAGAGAAACTACCTGAACATATTCAGAAGCCAATTTGGGACAAGCTACCTTCAGTAGAAGAAACTGCAAGCACGTCATGA
- the MRPS10 gene encoding small ribosomal subunit protein uS10m isoform X2, translating into MAAWGGVSRLWRRCCQGTGTFPVNYSSKDTPKQYHFLLNKDLLWVQFSGFHTDLHHHKDNSLVSISDESDTLYRKLSVLVKGHDKTVLDSYEYFAVLAAKELGISIEKVHEPPRKIEQFTLLKSIHIYKKHRVQYEMRTHYRCLELKHLTGSTADVYLEYIQRNLPEGVAMEIKKTKLEKLPEHIQKPIWDKLPSVEETASTS; encoded by the exons GGAACAGGGACTTTTCCTGTAAATTACTCAAGCAAAGATACGCCAAAGCAATATCATTTTCTTCT AAACAAGGACTTGTTGTGGGTTCAGTTCTCAGGATtccacactgatttacaccatcatAAGGACAATTCTTTG GTATCCATTTCAGATGAATCGGACACATTATACAGGAAATTATCAGTTTTAGTTAAAGGCCATGATAAAACTGTGTTGGACAGTTATGAATATTTTGCAGTGCTTGCTGCTAAAGAACTTGGCATCTCCATTGAAAAAGT ACATGAACCTCCCAGGAAGATAGAACAATTCACCCTTCTGAAGTCAATACACATTTATAAGAAGCACAGAGTTCAGTATGAAATGAGGACACATTATAGATGCTTGGAG TTAAAACATTTAACTGGCAGTACAGCTGATGTCTATTTGGAATACATCCAAAGAAATTTACCTGAAGGGGTTGCCATGGAAATAAAAAAG accAAATTAGAGAAACTACCTGAACATATTCAGAAGCCAATTTGGGACAAGCTACCTTCAGTAGAAGAAACTGCAAGCACGTCATGA